Proteins from a single region of Sinorhizobium alkalisoli:
- a CDS encoding metalloregulator ArsR/SmtB family transcription factor has protein sequence MISALDDTLLALADPTRRRILEVLLAGEASAADIAIAVGVRRDELLRHMTVLEEAELISRRSQGEGELIAANPAPLEIAAEWINTNRELWAMRSQMQET, from the coding sequence ATGATTTCGGCCCTTGACGACACCTTGCTGGCGCTCGCCGACCCGACGCGCCGCCGCATACTCGAAGTCCTGCTCGCTGGCGAGGCCTCCGCCGCGGATATCGCCATCGCTGTCGGCGTTCGACGGGACGAGCTTTTAAGGCATATGACGGTTCTCGAAGAGGCGGAGCTGATTTCCCGGCGATCGCAGGGCGAGGGCGAACTGATCGCCGCCAATCCGGCGCCGCTGGAGATCGCGGCCGAATGGATCAACACCAATCGCGAACTCTGGGCGATGCGCTCTCAGATGCAGGAAACATAG